The region TAGTAAATATAAGAGGCTGAAAACTATGTTTTAAAAGTggtttaaacatattaaaaggaTGTTAACCTTATTCTAGATTGTGGTTAACATGGGTTAAGTAATTGATTAAAGGCATGTAAGGTGTAAGATGGTTGTATTATGTTTAGCTAAGttattttagtttcaagttgatacATGAAatatgttgaatcttattgattctatttaaggtgatatattcaagtgtaccttgggtgttacttgccaagtgttaGCAAATGTATTTGGCTTTGTTGCTTTCTGTGTTTTTGGCATTGTTAAGTTAgggaatgagttcttatttcgacttgggttttatttaaagattgatttaagactttggttttcactttggattatggttgagtcgggttagacgtgtgtcgcccgacatgtgatgttgagctacactacagttaaggctaacacactaccttgggaaatcttttgatttaaataaagtatttaagctatgaaaggactttggttttgttttaaaggtAAGAACTAAATTTAACTTGCCTAATTTGATATTTGGTTTGAATGGATTACTTTGGTTATGCGTTGGTTGTTattaagatgctagtcctatgtggtgtctagtaatcttagagttaggggttgatcggattttaacttatacaattgttttagacccgtcgactgctcatgcttcggagtctacgcagggttagctgtttgccaagattcacgtaaATAAGCAAGtcgtgagtttgtagtgttatttaccgctttattaagtaccgcacatattttagtatataaactgttttcgaactgttttaaacgattatggatctggattggaacgaactactcgataggcttgtatcgagactgtgtgcaccggtaagtactctgggatcggcagactaatgtcttgcttacgctggtatatgatgAGGGATTTGTTCCCGTTCACTCTGGGTTCGGTATGATACGTCATACTTacactgggatcatttcaatactgttatttccataatcttatgtatattagtataaaaggatttgttttaagggttttaaacttaataaatgtaaatagcattatgaactcatctcagtatatctgaacccgttgttttcccaattttttcaggcttatgatttgagtgtgttggtcgatctccgattTCTTGCTTTCCCTCGGAGGTTCATTTATTTTAAGAAAACTAATCAACTGATTTTACTCTTGGAACGTAGTAGAATTACTTAGTCGTTTATGTTTATTTCATATATTGGTTTATCGGAGTGGTCCGACTATTTCTATATTGATGTTGGCATGTATacattggatttgatttatataaggcatgttgtttaGTCTCGGATTTTAGTCGAGCGTTTTGGATAATTAAGTTGTGATTATgttgttatataaactgctagacttaggttagagtctcggttgcccacGAGCAGTGGTTTCTTTGCAGGTTTATTCTGATTGtatgttatccgcgaggcttgctacgggttttggcacgaccatacccatatccTTGCGGCGGTCGCGATCcttgaaattgggtcgtgacatccaGTGACTATATTGATTTGGCAACAATTACAAAAACTAGAATGGAAATAAGAAAAGATGTTAAAGAATTTGTCGTCAAAATATCTTGGTGTCGAGAAATTTTTGACTCGATGTAAGTGATTGTGATTAATATGATGAAGATCATATGATCCATACTCTCAAGACTTTGCAAATAACAATAAGTTAATGAGAGTTAAAACGATAAAGGTGAAGTCTACGGATGACTAAAACATGTGAAATGTTTTAGATCAGTAAATAGACAGTAGTATCGTTTGTTGCCCATAAGTAACAAACGACCTAAAGGGGTAAACCCAGAAGTAAGAGTATACACATGCCTTAGTATGTAAAAGACAATGGATTTAGAGAACTCATAGAGTAATGATATAAGAAGGCATTATGGGATCAAAGTAGTTGATCCCCCTTGTGTTAAGAGAAGTGAAAGAAAGAGAggctatataatatataaatcatgtGTATACATACGAATGAATAGTGTCGAGATTTATACTTCGTTAAAAGACGAAGGACACTGATCCAAAGAGTAAGAGTAATTGAGAGGTTAAGAGAAATACGAAAAAGAgtataacctaggttataacGAAATGCCTCGCCCTTCATACATGAAGCCATATCCAGATTGGATCGACAAATTGTACCCTTTCCCAAGGGGATACAAGGTTCCAGAATTCAGCCTCTTCTCTGGAGAAGAGCGAGGACAATCGACGATTGAGCACGTTGCTCGGTTCTTGGCCCAATGCGACGAAGCAGCAGCTCATGACTTCTGGAAACTCAGGTTGTTCGTAAGTTCATTGACGAAAATGGCTTTCACCTGGTATTCAAGGTTAACACCGAAATCTATTGAGACCTGGAAGGATTTGGAAATCCTCTTCCACGAGGAGTTTTACAGGGCACCTCTTGATGTCACCCTCGCTGACTTAGCTCGTATATCCCAGCTACCAAGTAAATCAGCGGAGAAGTACATCGACCGATTCATAAACCTAAGAAGAAGGTGTTCAACAAAGATGTCTGAGGCCGATTGCGTTCTAATGGTGGTTAGAGGAATGAGCTTCGCCATGAGGGAACATTTCGAAGGTCACCGATTCTGGGACCTATTTGAATTGACGAATAGAGTGAAGAGCTATGAAAGCTTCTCGAGGAAAAAGAGTAGAGGCGAGGAGCTTCCAAAGGTACTTACTACAAGGACCAATTGGACATAGCGTTGATTTGGACAGCAAAGATAGTGGCTCGGAGGACGAAATCAACATGGCTGAATTTTTAGGTACTAAGCCATTGGAGTGTTCGGCCTTGAGGAAACCGGGTTTTGTCAAGAAGAATAAAACCGCGGTAGTACAGAAGGAATATTCATTTGATTTGAACAAAGACGACGAGATATTTGATGCCTTGTTCAAAGATTGACAGATCACCCTCAGTGAAGGCCACGTGATCCCACCGCCAGAAAAAATGGTCGGAAAGGATTACTACAAATACCACAACTCTTGGAGGCACAGTACGGACAACTGCGTAAATTTCAGGAACGTAATCCAGAAGGCGATAAATGAGGGAGAACTCTTGTTCCCGGCCAAGAAGGAGGCTGACGCAAAGTACGTATCCATCAATACTATTCGCCCCCATTTTGACAGTTTCTTATAACAAGGGCAGATCCAGAGTAAGTGGAGCCCCAGAAAACCTAAACTCAAGGTAGAGACGGATGGGTCTAAGTGGCAAGCGGAAAAGGGGCGACCTCAACAGCAAAAGAGGAAACGTAATAGTTCTCCCACAGCAGAAGTCACGTGTCCATCATGCAGTACTTGTTTCGCCGCCAAGAGGGCCGAGAAAGTAAGGGAACCCCCCAAGACATTCAAGCCCAAGTCGCCTACTGAGCAGTGACAAAAACATCAGCCACAACGTGAGTCTAAGACGATCGTGTTCAAGAGGATTTTTCGGCCAatggaggagacccctcgtatgacgaaaacccaaAAAAGGCGAATGCAGAGATTGAGGCAGGAATCAAGGGCTAATCATAGCGCAGCCAAATCGGCCATCCCATACAGAACCGGTTGACAATCAAGCCTGAACGGATGAACAGACCCATGGCTGAGAGATTGGTGAGTAGGGCACAAATCGAAAAAGCTACCGAGCCACATGAGCACAGAATGACTAAGGTTCGGAAAATATGGGTTCCAAAGAGAATTGTTGAGAGCGGAGGGGCGATCGACATGGCCCATGAGACTGAGGTTCCAAAAAAGCCTGAGAAAGAGAAGGATAAACGGCAATCTTACAAGGACGTCCTCATCTCCCATCAAGATGGTCAGCTGAAAGCGAAGGTACCCAAAGATAGAGAAGTAATCGTCTTGCACAAGAAAGGGGTGCTTAAGGCGTGGGTCCCGGTTGTTAGAGACGAATTTGGGGTGAAAGTGGTTACACTCCCCGATTCCTACAGAAGCAAGCCACGGCAAAAGGCGACCTTGGAAGGTGATGTGATCGTCCCAGAAGACGATAGTGCTGATAGCACGGCTGTGGTGCCGCTCAGTAAACCCCCGACGAGAATGACTCGTCATATTCGGTAATTGTATATCAAGGCTGATTTAAACAGAGTAACTATAAACAGGGTGGTAATAGATAACGGAGCAGGGGTGAATTTACTCCAAGAGAAGATGCTCAAAAAACTCGGCATAAATCGGGATCAGTTGGATCCAACTGATGTATACATGACTGATTTCGCTGGAGGCGAAACACCGGCCAAGGGGTATATCACTCTCTGAATTAAAGTCGGGCGAGTAGAGACCGAAGAGGGTTTCTTCGTAGTCAATGCATGAAGCAATTACAGTATATTGCTCGGCCGAGATTGTATACACTCTAACATGTGCATACCGTCCACAATGCATCAAATGTTATTCATCTGGCGGGAAGATGGTGAGGCCGAGGTTGTTCAGGGTGATCCTAATCCCTCCGTCGAAGACCATAATATGTTAGAAGCGCGTCTATATGACGAAGACGTCAGAAATATACAATCTCTCAGCTCCAACGGGCAGACAAGCGTACCTCGCTTGTTGGTCAATTCGGATCGGTCAGTGACGATTACCCTTGGGGGCAACGGCCGATCTACTATCATCAATCCTTTAAATGATAGCACGCCTTAATGAGTTGAGAGAGAAAATCAGGCAACTCGCCTGTGAAATCGCATCCGTCGAATGTATTTATGAGGATCAGGATCAAGATCCCATAGGAACGTTGAAGATTGAGGACTTGCAACTGGCAACAGACAAAATGGAGGATGACCTCGCCCAAGTACAAGACAAACTGATGGAGATAAATTTGGGTTCGGACGATTGGCCTAGACCTATATATATCAACGCAGGGTTAAGTGAAGAATTCAAGGCACGACTGGTCGCCCTCCTTGTCGAGTATTGGGATTGCTTCGATTGGTCGTACGACGAAATGCCAGGTCTGGACCCAAAAATCGCAGAGCATAAACTTCCGTTGAAAAGCGGATTCAGGCCATATCGGCAACCTCCCAGGCGAATGTCAACAGAGGTGGATACCCTGATCCAAGACGAGATCAAGAGGTTTGAAGATGCCAAGTTTATTCGGGAAGCACAGTATAGCGAATGGTTATCTAATAACATCCCTGTGATAAAAAAGAATGGAAAACTGAAGGTTTGTGTGGACTTTCGGAACCTCAATCTAGCTACACCAAAGGGCGAATATCCTATGTTAATAGACAGAGCAGCAGGACACATGGTGCTTAGTTTCCTTGATGCACATTCAGGGTACAACCAAGTACCGATCAGCAAAGAAGATGTGTCCAAAATAGCTTTTCAATGCCCATGGCCGATCGGAGTTTACGAATGAGTTGTTATGCCTTTCGGTTAAAAAATGCGGGTGCCACCTATTAGAGTGCGATGAATAAGATGTTTAGGGGTTTAAATTGCCTTGAAGTATACATTGACGATGTTGTGGTTAAGTCAAATACTGAGGAAGTTCACCTGGCCGATTTAAGAAAAGGATTTGATCCAACAGGCTAAAAATGAACACGCTCAAATGTGCATTCGGAgtttcggctggaaacttcttgggtttcttggtttaCCAGCGGGGAGTAGAGATAGATAAAAACAAGGCAAGGGCGATCATCAATGCCGAACCACcaaaaaccaagaagcagcttCAGAGACTGATCGGTCAAATAAACTTTATGAGGAGATTTATTGCAAACACTGCAGGGCGACTTCGCATTTGGAGTGCCTTGTTAAGAGGAAAAAAGACCGATCAGTTCATATGGACGAGCGAGCAGCAAAAAGTATTCGATGAGTTGAAGGTATACTTGGCTAAACCCCCATTCATGACTCCTCCAAAGCCGAATAAGCCGCTGTTACTTTATTTATCGGCCGCGCATGAATCTTTGGGgtgtatgctcgcccaagaggatGAAGGGGTAGAAAGAGCGGTTTACTACCTGAGTCACGGTTTGACCGATACAGAAATCCGCTACACCGACATAGAAAAGATGTGCCTTTGTCTATACTTCACTTGTTGTAAGCTCCGATATTATTTGTTGCCAGTGGTAGTCTACGTTTTGTTCCAGACCGATATCATCAAGTATATTTTGTCGAAACCATACTTGAGAAATCAGATTGAGAAGTGGGCAATTGCTATGTCCAAATTCACCCTGGTTTATGTTCCTCAAAGAGCAGGTTTAGGGCAAGTTTTGGCCGATTTTTTATCTGATCATACTGGTATCGCTATTAAGGAAGAAACAGTTAGTTGCGTCGCCATAACCACGTGGAGAATGTGGTTTGACGGATCTAAGACCAGTCAGGGGGCAGGAGCCGGAGTGCATATCATATCGCCTTTGGGGGCATCTTACCAGTTGTCATATAAACTCCATTTCGAGTGTACCAACAATCAAGCGGAGTATGAAGCTCTAATATTCGGCCTCGAGATATTGGGGACACTCTTTGTTTGTCATCAAGCAAGTAATTGGGGAATTCAAGTGTGAGTCCGAGCTCCTGGTGAGATATTGTGATAAGGCAAAACACTTAATTGAGGGTTTTTAGGATACAAGGCTAGAATACACAAAAAGAGCTGACAATTGTATCGCCAATGACTTGTCTCAACACGATAGTGGTTATAAGGTGAACCTTCAATTCGATGCAATCGAGAGGGAGACGCCGAATCTTCATACTGGGGGCATCACTGTTGATGAAATAGGTTTTTCTGTTTATCAATTAGATGTAACCCAAGATTGGAGGATCGAAATCCTGGGGTTGTTTGAGAAACCAGATCAAACAAACAGAAGGCTAAGGACCTTGGCCCTGAATTATGTTGTTCTAGTTGGCGAGCTATACAAGAAGGATTTCGAAGGTTTAATCTTTAGGTGCATCGGCTCAAAGGAGGCAATGTTAGCAATGGCCGAGGTACACAAAGGGATAACAGGCACTCATCAGGCCGGACCGAGAATGAGATGGCTTATCCATAAATATGGCTTTTATTGGCCGTAGATGGAACAAGACTACATTAGGTATGCGAAGGGATGCGAAGCTTGTCAGAAATGTGGACCGATACAACATGTGCCCGCCGAAGAACTTCATTCCATTATCAAGCCGTGGCCATTTCAAGGATAGGCAGTCAATCTCATAGGAAAAATATATCATGGTTCATTAGATGGCCATACATTTGTTATAATCGCCACATGTTACTTCACCAAGTGGGTCGAGGCAAAGCCATTGAAATCGCTTACCCAAGAAGCTGTGATAAAGTTATTTAAGGAATATATTGTGTATCGCCATGGGTTTCCTGAATCAATTACTACCGACCAAGGGATGATGTGATATGATGGAATGGGCTTCTCAAATGAAGATCAAGATACTACACTCGACCCCATACTACGCACAAGCCAACAGACAGGCCGAGGCAACTACTAAGGCCATCAAACTCATTGTTCAAAAAATGATAGAGGATAACCCAAGACAATGGCACGTGTTCCTATCAGATGCTGTTTGGGCGAATAGAACACGTCAAAAGTCTGCCACATGGACTTCTCCTTTTAGGATGGTATACGGACATGATGCGATGCTGCCAATGAGTTGTCCGTTATGTCTACTCGCTGCAAGTATCATAGTAAATTGTCTAAAGACGACTATTTCGAGAAGATGGTGATAGAATCCCTTGATTTGGATGAAGAAAGATTGACGGCGTTAGACCATCTTGAGGCTcagaaaagaagggtcgagCGAGCATACAATAATCGAGTAAAATCAAAGTCGTTTGTCGTGGGTGATTTGGTGTGGAAGGAGATCTTACCTATTGGTCACAAAGATAGGCGATCTGGAAAATGGAGTCCGAATTGGGAGGGACCATTTATCGTGACCACTAAGCTAGCTAATGGTGCTTATGTTTTGCAAATATTGATGGGGAAGAACATGAAAGGGCGATTAACGGTCAGTTCTTACAGAAGTATGTCTCTAGTTGTTGGGAAAACATAGAAGAGGCGTTCGTTTACAGACGACAAAGAGTGATTCGCCCATTAGACAATTATCGGGCATACCTGACTGATAAGTGGTCTGTCAAGGCAGATATATGTAATTCTATAGATACATGTTGTGTTTTCGGCCATATTTTGTTAcagttgagttttttcaacgggtcctccgtttttctcaacTTATTAATGTAAatgttattatataaataattcaattaatatCGGACTGTTTAGACTGATAGGAATTTGGGCAAATAATAATAAGGAATGCAAACAATAAACATCCAAGTATTCGGCCCTCTGGCTGATTAAAATTTAGCTGGTTTAAACAAGTTTACAAAGTACCAAAAGATCTGTCCACCAGGCCGATAAAAATGTCAGAAAATTTGGGTATTTCATAAGATTGTTCtaaacctaaaataaaaatacagatAAAAAATGGCTAAAACAGTTGCCCAACTCGCTGCGAATTGTATTATAATCTCTGCGTGCCCCGTCGATCTTCAGCTTCACTTTGGCGATGCTTTGCTTCAAAACATTTCGGTATTTCTTGATGTCAATCCCCAAAAGCAGATCTTTATCCATAGAAACCTCTAGCTGACCGATACCTTTTTCTTCAGTTTCTAGATCCAGCTTCATAGCAGCGATTCTGTCTTGTAGCTCTTTTACACGAGTTCGGCGATCTGTGAGAGTGGAAACGGCAGACTTCACATTCCCCTTCAGTACTTCCAGCTTTTCTTTGGCTTCTGCTTCTTGGTGAAGCACTTTATCATGTTCGGCTTGGATGGATACCGATTCATCGTGAATTTTCTGAAACGCTTGCAGAGATACCGACAATTTCGCCACCGCATCACGAGCTGCTTCACCAAGAACTTCTCGAGGAGCATCAGACAAAGCCGCTGCgtactttttcttcttctcaaaATCCCCGGGCGATTTGAACAAAGAGATGCCTTGTGTTTTCATCTCAGACATGACATCCAAGTGATCCCCCCAGTTTTCAGAAGGACAGATGTTCACTTTTACGTGCGATTCATGTTCTGGAAGAACAGGCGAATCCTCTTCATCACTATCCGAGTTTAGAAAAACAGCTGCCTTTGCCGCAATATCATCATTGTTCGCCGGGGTCGTGTCAGGAATCTGCCAAGATTGTCCATAATAAAAAATCAGATGCTAGGCTACTATTATGGCAACTTTAAACAAATTAAGGTACCTTTGTTTTAGTCCCAGCAGCAATTCGCGTTGGTAGGTTGATCAAATCTGAACCTAGCGGTGATAACAATGGGGGCAACAGAGAGAAGGTAAGCATCTGG is a window of Mercurialis annua linkage group LG2, ddMerAnnu1.2, whole genome shotgun sequence DNA encoding:
- the LOC126668336 gene encoding uncharacterized protein LOC126668336 encodes the protein MPRPSYMKPYPDWIDKLYPFPRGYKVPEFSLFSGEERGQSTIEHVARFLAQCDEAAAHDFWKLRLFVSSLTKMAFTWYSRLTPKSIETWKDLEILFHEEFYRAPLDVTLADLARISQLPSKSAEKYIDRFINLRRRCSTKMSEADCVLMVVRGMSFAMREHFEGHRFWDLFELTNRVKSYESFSRKKSRGEELPKITLSEGHVIPPPEKMVGKDYYKYHNSWRHSTDNCVNFRNVIQKAINEGELLFPAKKEADAKYIQSKWSPRKPKLKVETDGSKWQAEKGRPQQQKRKRNSSPTAEVTCPSCSTCFAAKRAEKVREPPKTFKPKSPTEQ
- the LOC126668337 gene encoding uncharacterized protein LOC126668337, which translates into the protein MNTLKCAFGVSAGNFLGFLVYQRGVEIDKNKARAIINAEPPKTKKQLQRLIGQINFMRRFIANTAGRLRIWSALLRGKKTDQFIWTSEQQKVFDELKVYLAKPPFMTPPKPNKPLLLYLSAAHESLGCMLAQEDEGVERAVYYLSHGLTDTEIRYTDIEKMCLCLYFTCCKLRYYLLPVVVYVLFQTDIIKYILSKPYLRNQIEKWAIAMSKFTLVYVPQRAGLGQVLADFLSDHTGIAIKEETVSCVAITTWRMWFDGSKTSQGAGAGVHIISPLGASYQLSYKLHFECTNNQAEYEALIFGLEILGTLFVCHQASNWGIQDTRLEYTKRADNCIANDLSQHDSGYKVNLQFDAIERETPNLHTGGITVDEIGFSVYQLDVTQDWRIEILGLFEKPDQTNRRLRTLALNYVVLVGELYKKDFEGLIFRCIGSKEAIWNKTTLGMRRDAKLVRNVDRYNMCPPKNFIPLSSRGHFKDRQSIS
- the LOC126668338 gene encoding uncharacterized protein LOC126668338, which gives rise to MMEWASQMKIKILHSTPYYAQANRQAEATTKAIKLIVQKMIEDNPRQWHVFLSDAVWANRTRQKSATWTSPFRMYHSKLSKDDYFEKMVIESLDLDEERLTALDHLEAQKRRVERAYNNRVKSKSFVVGDLVWKEILPIGHKDRRSGKWSPNWEGPFIVTTKLANGAYVLQILMGKNMKGRLTVSSYRNICNSIDTCCVFGHILLQLSFFNGSSVFLNLLM